Within Planococcus citri chromosome 2, ihPlaCitr1.1, whole genome shotgun sequence, the genomic segment ACACTTAGAAGACCAGTGCGTTAACCAGTCAAATTTTAAGGGTTCTGTTTATCTCTGaatttctccatacttgtttcGAACGAGTCATCACAGTTCTTGTAAGCTGGCAGCATTGACAAATCATATCTAAATGTTAACACTCACCAGTCACCAGGGTTCTCAATGATTGATCCAAGGTACCTACTAGGTAGGAGAATCACTTCACAACTTTGATTGGATATCTGGTTAGTTGTTGGTTAGCCTGTCAATTATCATAAGTATTACGGTATTACATTGAAAATGTCTAATATGTAGTCTAATTccaaatatttattcaaaaaaaaaaaaaaaatttaatcaaattaggTTTTACTTTAGGATTAATGAGATCGACCAGTCGaaggaaattttctcaataactcaaaatttcaccaaagttattaaatttttataaaattctgaaagacgccaaacaacattttttagatgtttttaTAACTTTTATAACTCTGTAGATACAAGATCCCCAGGATATCAGAGCTGTGGGTCTGAAACGATCCTGAAACTGGAACTGATTAAATCCGGATTCAAAGttaatccaatcccaaaatctgTCCCGAaaccaaaattgttatttttcttgatctcaaaaccaaaaaatcctggaaccgatataattttgaacgcAAAACAATCCCGGAAGTccagaactgaaacaaaatgGTTTTGGTTTTCGAGATCTGCGTCGGTTCTGGTTTGGGCTATGCTATATGGATGTAGAGCCCAAGTTCCTCACTTGCAGTCTTTATTCTTTAGATTAATTCAGGTATATCTGCCCTATATATTGCAATCAATGTGGTGTTatctacatactacatacatagttAAATACTGGAGGTTTGATTGTTTATATGAATCTAGCGTTGCCAACAGAGATCCTCTTCATTCTTTCAATGCTTGCCTGGTGATGTGCTCACCATATCCCTCCAGTTTCTGAAACGGTGGTTCAGATGCATGGGTTATAagatgaatttgcaaaaatttatgtttttagttcactaggtacatacttaattgaatttaaaaattcaacttttcactcCAAGTTGGTACTGCAGTATTTCAATTATAACTACATTTCCAGTATGTACTTTCTTTATCTCTTtcctttctctctctttttttcccttAACAGTAAGAATATCTATTTTGTATGAATTAGGTAGTCGTAGAAATCGatactaaaactgaaaaatttttttgcaggttTGGTAAAAGATACGAACTGCCATTATTGCTACAAAGTATTGTAATGAATGTAATGATGCTAGCGATGATACACCTCTGtatcaaagtaaaaaataaaaatacagcgGTTCGTGGGCCGGATCGAGTTTTTACAGGTAGGTAATTGCCGTTTGcgaaatatgtactcgtaactGGTGAATAAACAGTTAAACTATGCGTTCGCCCGCCTGTGCATAAATTGTAaacgtatacgagtacaatattcCATTACGTATGAATATATTTCATCGTATACATATGTTCTACTTTCAAATAATATTGTATTTATCATGCTGTTATGATGCGTAATACGTTCGTACATATAACAGCCTGAGTACACATATTCACATTAGAGATAGAGTACgtaattcggtaaaaaaaaaatcatcagttttaattttttattttacgtcAGCTGAAACCTACCTATTGCGATGATGTGCATCGCAGATATTGAGATCAACgcaaaaattataggtacctcaatacctttacctatagaTACAAAGGTTAGGTACATTTGGCAGGAGGAAATTCGAATTCGACGATGTAATTTTATAAAGGCGCGAAAACCATCAAGTTTGATTTGGAATTTGGCGTATACAGCCCCGAAACTACTTCTTGTTCTTACTCGCGTAGTCTATTCTATCATTCGTAGTGTATTCGAACTTCTAAGAATGATTGGCATCGTATACGAGAGATGTTTATTGGAAAGGAAATTGAAATGTTTGCGAATTTGCTCTTCGCTGGTTTTCCTTCCTACATcacctcatttttttctcttttccacCGAACCAACCACCCGATAGGCGATATATGTAATGTTTACCGATGTGTTTCGAATGTAAACGTTGACGTCATTTGGAGTGAATTTGTCTGGATTAATAGTATGACGATACATATAAGTACTCGTACTACATATATGTAGACCACTGTGATTAGATAGGCATTGAtacgaaaatttgttttttttaggaaatacttacttatagcGTTAGATATATTCCCTTTATTCCGTCATCCCACTTCTAATACACTTACTCAGAATGATTCGAGTACGTAATTAAGTGTTGGAAAATGTAGAGaggattttttcagaaattgaattgTTGTTCATCTTCGAGAATACTAGGTATTGGTTTTGAAAGTGTCACGCTGTGTCGTTCTGATTACCaacttctgtttttttcttctttcaaatttcaattacctCTGCTCTAATGGAATTTCTTTATGTAAGCAATTTGCGAACAataagtaatgaaaattttgaatttaaattaaaaagaagTACATATAAAACCCAAAATCGGATTAAACTGGATTTAAAGGAGGGGAAAATGCCGAAGTGCTATTTAAATGTGAATTCTTTGTGAATAAAAGACTCGAAGTGCCtgtgcacaaaaaaaaagttatacgTATGGTCTGGATTTACGTACATATATACAGCAGTATGTGGTTTCATTGTAGCTATAAATGTATCTAAATCAAGTATAATGGATTCATTTCCgctgaaaaattggagaaaaaaataattgcggTTAATTTACTGTAATTGGTAGGATTCACGGTTTCAGTTTCATTAGTATATAGGATCTATTAATAAATACCTAGTTGCTATCGAAGGAAATGCCTTcaattgaaattaatatttgCGAATGTTTTATTGCATGGCCTTACTGCATGTAGCTAAAAAcgcagaaattatgaaaaaattatatgaaaagagtcgaataatttcaagatatttttattaatttcgagATAATAATGATTAAAGTTAATTTGTCGGAGTACCGATGAGTATAGTCTGGGTAATGATGATTCTGTTCATTTGATTGAGAAATTCTGAGTCGAATAAATTCCTTTTTAAGGGTAGAGGGAGGGGATTTTCAGTcagtgtttttcatttttctggtctaattttcaacactttttgttttttaaactaagaaaatgaaaaaaagtgatattaAACGTTTACGTTTTTCATTCTTCGTCtctgaaaattacagaaaattgaCATCTGCAATTTATTGAAATGGCATGACcgaaattattgtaattttatttccaaaaaatcagcGAAATTGAGCAATTTactaaaactgtcaaaaattccaaatttttttgttagttaccaaaaagttctgtttttgttttgaaatttccaaaaaatctactttattactaaaacttccaaaaaagtccaaatgtttttattaattacccaaaaaaggtttgttttttgtcagaattgccagaaagtcctgattttttttcaaaattggtaaaaaaaacctgttttttattggacctggaattttcaaaaaggtcgttgaaatctgaaaaaatcctGACTTGAAAACAGAATTGAGACTTGAGAGTCCTTCTAATGACTTGCTTGGTAGACATCTTGTCGCCTCATCGTTTCACCTCATGATTGTTGAACTTGGTTGGACCCTACTtttaattgagaattttttatgtaaacatctgggaaaataaatattgaaaaccccaattttttaaatcattttcattcGGACGTTTCAATTATAAATGTTTTATAGCTTGAACGtaggacttttttttgtcgaaatatgaTTTAATAGCGTATTCTTTATTCGGTCTATTCGTTTGATTTTACTTCAAACTGTTTAAACAAGGCCCAAGCGTACGATTTATTTCACTTATACGAACGAAATTTCCAATATTACTGCTCCTTAATCGAGTCGAAATACCTTAAGAAAGccgatttaattttcattaccggtcatattttattttaacgCCATCATTTATCAACATCATTTGTCAACGTTTTAACCTCAGGGgtgctgaaaatttattgttttacgttttttaaagTCGGCGTTTATTTCCGCGTTGAAAACGATAGGCTTAATTATAGCGGAAAATGTATACAGGAAAAATGTGGAATTGATTcgatgttttattttgtttcagattTTGACTGGCGATATTTTTGGCAATGGACTGATTTCCAGTCCTATATTGATTTCTTATTAGCGATGAGCATAGTTTTATCctttattacatttttatttcttcactCTCCTATTTACGTAGAAAGTATAGGATTTTTAGCTTTATTTACCGAAGCAATGTTAGGAGTACCccagttattgaaaaatttgaggcaTAAGTCTACCGAAGGCATGAGGTAAGttcattcgtcgtcgtcgtcatcatcgtatGAATAAGCCAATGTTTAATCAACATAAACCgctaattattttgaatttcttttctatTGTTGCAGTATTTTAATGGTTTTAATGTGGACAGGAGGTGATGCGTTTAAAACGGTTTATTTTGTGGTGCGACAAGCGCCTTTGCAATTTTGGGTCTGCGGTTCGCTGCAAGTCTTCATAGATATCATCATTCTAGGCCAAGTGTATTGGTTTCGGGATAATTCTACATTCCGTGCATCTCGTCCAGACTGAT encodes:
- the LOC135836711 gene encoding solute carrier family 66 member 2 isoform X1, producing MDAVRVDDASFCPSPPELERKNKDFQFLPTPKISCWQIFLLNRIRSFQTAGVWQNLVYELIDRQQQPNATPYHHFSYYIMEPMMEEMREMSITRIIRWVSAAIMIFGGVIPYIPQYREIYLKDDAEGFSLYVCLALLIANTLRILFWFGKRYELPLLLQSIVMNVMMLAMIHLCIKVKNKNTAVRGPDRVFTDFDWRYFWQWTDFQSYIDFLLAMSIVLSFITFLFLHSPIYVESIGFLALFTEAMLGVPQLLKNLRHKSTEGMSILMVLMWTGGDAFKTVYFVVRQAPLQFWVCGSLQVFIDIIILGQVYWFRDNSTFRASRPD
- the LOC135836711 gene encoding solute carrier family 66 member 2 isoform X2; translation: MEPMMEEMREMSITRIIRWVSAAIMIFGGVIPYIPQYREIYLKDDAEGFSLYVCLALLIANTLRILFWFGKRYELPLLLQSIVMNVMMLAMIHLCIKVKNKNTAVRGPDRVFTDFDWRYFWQWTDFQSYIDFLLAMSIVLSFITFLFLHSPIYVESIGFLALFTEAMLGVPQLLKNLRHKSTEGMSILMVLMWTGGDAFKTVYFVVRQAPLQFWVCGSLQVFIDIIILGQVYWFRDNSTFRASRPD